The Actinomycetota bacterium genome includes a region encoding these proteins:
- a CDS encoding radical SAM protein, producing the protein MVGVRSWKVPDHVDGRGRFQRPRAGFVPAYVQAHEAGVLAQRAEAAGDLLTPCRVCPRPCRDVDRLADRLGACRIGRHARVASAFPHFGEEDVLRGWRGSGTIFFAGCNLRCVFCQNGDISQRPVGDEVTATDLAAIMLRLQDAGCHNINVVTPEHVVPQVLEALPVAVERGLNLPLIYNTSAYDSLDSIKLLDGVVDVYMPDLKLWDPEHCHRYLGMRDYPQIARRVVTAMHAQVGDLIVDRDGLALRGVMVRHLVMPGLVDDARAIIEFLAGLSADLYLNIMDQYRPDWKVTTTDRYGDIDRRITSSEFDQALATARAAGLWRLDTRWRRLPALR; encoded by the coding sequence ATGGTCGGTGTCCGCAGCTGGAAGGTCCCTGACCACGTCGACGGCCGCGGGCGGTTCCAACGGCCGCGCGCGGGCTTCGTCCCCGCCTACGTGCAGGCGCACGAAGCCGGTGTCCTGGCCCAACGCGCCGAAGCCGCCGGCGATCTGCTGACTCCCTGCCGGGTGTGCCCGCGACCCTGCCGCGACGTCGACCGCCTCGCCGACCGCCTCGGCGCCTGCCGCATCGGCCGCCACGCGCGGGTCGCCAGCGCCTTCCCCCACTTCGGAGAAGAGGATGTGCTCCGCGGCTGGCGCGGTTCAGGGACGATCTTCTTCGCCGGGTGCAACCTGCGCTGCGTGTTCTGCCAGAACGGCGACATCAGCCAGCGCCCCGTGGGCGACGAGGTCACCGCCACCGACCTCGCCGCGATCATGCTCCGGCTACAGGACGCCGGCTGTCACAACATCAACGTGGTGACCCCCGAGCACGTCGTGCCGCAGGTCCTCGAGGCGCTCCCGGTGGCGGTCGAGCGTGGCCTGAACCTGCCGCTCATCTACAACACCAGCGCCTACGACAGCCTCGACAGCATCAAGCTGCTGGACGGGGTCGTCGACGTCTACATGCCGGACCTGAAGCTGTGGGATCCCGAGCACTGCCACCGCTACCTGGGGATGCGCGACTACCCGCAGATCGCCCGGCGGGTCGTGACGGCGATGCACGCACAGGTCGGCGACCTGATCGTGGACCGTGACGGACTGGCGCTCCGCGGTGTGATGGTCCGCCACCTGGTGATGCCCGGCCTCGTCGACGACGCTCGCGCCATCATCGAGTTCCTCGCCGGACTCTCGGCCGACCTGTACCTGAACATCATGGACCAGTACCGCCCCGACTGGAAGGTGACGACCACCGACCGGTACGGCGACATCGACCGGCGGATCACCTCGTCGGAGTTCGACCAGGCACTGGCGACGGCGCGAGCGGCGGGGCTGTGGCGTCTGGACACGCGGTGGCGCCGCCTGCCCGCGTTGCGGTGA
- a CDS encoding MFS transporter, whose amino-acid sequence METHAPAFTIQDAIDDIGFGPFQRKLMLVAGLTWAADAAEVLLIAFALPDITREFGLDSLQASLIVTATFLGMLVGAWFWGNISDRIGRRTGFQLTVLIFAVFGAVSALAPNALWLAILRAITGFGLGGALPLDFSLFAEYLPSQRRGRYLVLLESFWALGTIVAAGLAWLLVPTVGWRPLLASTGVAAFLVLWIRAQIPESPRYLATAGRLDEARAVLAKVAEANDRPTPPLEEAVPATRPATTPATLWEPRFRRRTTMLWLAWFGISLGYYGMFTWLPSVFVGRGFTFLDTFQYTFILALAQIPGYFSAAYLVERWGRKPTLASYLAVAGVFTYLFATVSTTAWVVTSAVLMSFFALGAWGALYAYTPELYPTEARATGVGWASGMTRIAGAIAPVVGGLLLPISLVVALTIYAVGFVAAAAAVALLGVETRGEPLLDIGGGAT is encoded by the coding sequence ATGGAGACGCATGCGCCAGCTTTCACGATCCAGGACGCGATCGACGACATCGGGTTCGGGCCGTTCCAACGCAAGCTCATGCTCGTGGCCGGGCTCACGTGGGCCGCAGACGCCGCGGAGGTGCTGCTGATCGCCTTCGCACTCCCCGACATCACCCGGGAGTTCGGACTGGACTCCTTGCAGGCCAGCCTGATCGTGACCGCCACGTTCCTCGGGATGCTCGTCGGGGCGTGGTTCTGGGGGAACATCTCCGACCGCATCGGTCGGCGCACCGGCTTCCAGCTGACCGTCTTGATCTTCGCCGTGTTCGGTGCCGTATCGGCCCTCGCACCCAACGCGCTGTGGCTCGCGATCCTGCGGGCCATCACCGGATTCGGTCTCGGGGGGGCGTTGCCGCTGGACTTCTCGCTGTTCGCCGAGTACCTGCCCAGCCAGCGGCGTGGACGCTACCTGGTGCTGCTGGAGAGCTTCTGGGCGCTGGGAACGATCGTCGCCGCGGGACTCGCCTGGCTGCTGGTCCCCACGGTCGGGTGGCGGCCGCTGCTGGCCTCCACGGGGGTCGCGGCTTTCCTCGTGCTGTGGATCCGGGCGCAGATTCCCGAGTCGCCCCGCTACCTCGCCACGGCGGGGCGCCTCGACGAGGCACGTGCCGTGCTGGCCAAGGTCGCCGAAGCCAACGACCGCCCGACGCCCCCGCTCGAGGAGGCCGTCCCCGCCACCCGCCCCGCCACGACGCCGGCGACGTTGTGGGAGCCGCGGTTCCGACGCCGCACCACCATGCTGTGGTTGGCGTGGTTCGGGATCTCGCTCGGCTACTACGGCATGTTCACCTGGCTGCCCAGCGTGTTCGTCGGCCGCGGTTTCACGTTCCTCGACACGTTCCAGTACACCTTCATCCTGGCGCTGGCCCAGATCCCCGGGTACTTCTCCGCCGCCTACCTCGTCGAACGCTGGGGACGGAAGCCGACCTTGGCGTCCTACCTCGCGGTCGCGGGGGTCTTCACCTACCTGTTCGCCACCGTGTCCACCACCGCCTGGGTCGTCACCTCCGCGGTGCTGATGAGCTTCTTCGCCCTCGGGGCGTGGGGAGCGCTGTACGCCTACACCCCCGAGCTGTACCCGACCGAAGCACGTGCCACCGGGGTGGGATGGGCCAGCGGCATGACCCGCATCGCCGGGGCGATCGCCCCGGTCGTGGGCGGGCTCCTGTTGCCCATCTCGCTGGTGGTGGCGCTCACGATCTACGCCGTCGGGTTCGTGGCTGCGGCCGCCGCGGTCGCGCTGCTCGGTGTCGAGACGCGCGGCGAGCCCCTGCTCGACATCGGCGGCGGAGCAACCTGA
- a CDS encoding alpha-amylase family protein: protein MRRAWYENATFYAIDVEAFDDSEGDGIGDLSGVHARLDYLAALGVNCIWLQPFFPSPNRDAGYDITDYYSVDPRLGNLGDFVRVVRDAEKRGIRVIIDLVINHTSREHLWFQQALADPDSKFRDYYVWSEEPVADLRYGPVFPGVQEGVWTYEEKVDAYYLHWFYAHQPDLNLANRQVRDEIFKVMEFWLQLGVAGFRIDAAPFIAHKARWADPTDDGLWFIEQMRAIVDEYTHEGVVLAEANVDADDYIAFFGDGRRVNLMFNFVWNNELFLALAREDAGPLRRGLNDVPVPPTGCVYVNWARNHDELDLTKLSQDERGQVMGAFAPEPHMQVYKRGIRRRLPPMLGGDRRRLELAYTAVMSLPGAPMLRYGEEIGMGDDLSAGERMSVRTVMQWSSDAVAGFTSADPETIARPVISEGPYGYEDMNVAAQRVDPGSFLNWMQRLIRVRRQQSEIGSGTWDVLDTGVDGVLAIAYRLFDQVVIVLANFSPEACRVKLGILTELAFVSDVFADSAYAPPEGQVLAIEGYGYRWLRGRSEEGRGRSLATG, encoded by the coding sequence ATGAGAAGAGCCTGGTACGAGAACGCGACGTTCTACGCCATCGACGTCGAAGCGTTCGACGACAGCGAAGGTGACGGCATCGGTGACCTGTCCGGCGTCCACGCCCGCCTCGACTACCTGGCCGCGCTCGGCGTCAACTGCATCTGGCTCCAACCGTTCTTCCCGTCTCCCAACCGCGACGCCGGGTACGACATCACCGACTACTACAGCGTCGACCCGCGCCTGGGCAACCTGGGCGACTTCGTCCGCGTCGTCCGTGACGCGGAGAAGCGTGGCATCCGGGTGATCATCGACCTGGTCATCAACCACACATCGCGTGAACACCTGTGGTTCCAGCAGGCACTGGCCGACCCCGACTCGAAGTTCCGCGACTACTACGTCTGGAGTGAGGAGCCGGTCGCGGACCTGCGGTACGGCCCGGTCTTCCCGGGGGTTCAGGAGGGTGTCTGGACCTACGAGGAGAAGGTCGACGCCTACTACCTACACTGGTTCTACGCCCACCAGCCCGACCTCAACCTCGCCAACCGGCAGGTGCGCGACGAGATCTTCAAGGTGATGGAGTTCTGGTTGCAGCTCGGCGTGGCGGGGTTCCGCATCGACGCTGCGCCGTTCATCGCGCACAAGGCGCGTTGGGCCGACCCGACCGATGACGGGCTGTGGTTCATCGAACAGATGAGAGCGATCGTCGACGAGTACACACACGAAGGTGTCGTCCTCGCCGAAGCGAACGTCGACGCCGACGACTACATCGCGTTCTTCGGCGACGGCCGTCGCGTGAACCTGATGTTCAACTTCGTGTGGAACAACGAGCTGTTCCTGGCGCTGGCTCGTGAGGACGCGGGACCGCTGCGCCGGGGGCTGAACGACGTGCCGGTGCCTCCGACCGGATGCGTCTACGTCAACTGGGCGCGGAACCACGACGAGCTGGATCTCACCAAGCTGAGCCAGGACGAGCGTGGGCAGGTCATGGGCGCGTTCGCGCCGGAGCCGCACATGCAGGTCTACAAGCGAGGGATCCGCCGACGTCTTCCTCCCATGCTCGGCGGCGACCGGCGCCGGCTCGAGCTGGCCTACACGGCGGTGATGTCGCTGCCGGGCGCGCCGATGCTGCGCTACGGCGAGGAGATCGGCATGGGCGACGACCTCTCCGCCGGGGAACGCATGTCGGTGCGGACGGTGATGCAGTGGTCGTCCGACGCGGTCGCCGGTTTCACGAGTGCCGATCCGGAGACGATCGCACGACCGGTCATCAGCGAAGGACCGTACGGGTACGAGGATATGAACGTCGCCGCACAGCGCGTCGACCCTGGTTCCTTCCTCAACTGGATGCAAAGGCTGATACGCGTGCGGCGGCAGCAGTCAGAGATCGGCTCCGGCACCTGGGACGTGCTGGACACCGGTGTGGACGGCGTCCTGGCCATCGCCTACCGCCTGTTCGACCAGGTCGTGATCGTCCTGGCCAACTTCTCGCCGGAGGCGTGCCGGGTCAAGCTCGGGATCCTCACGGAGCTGGCGTTCGTCTCTGACGTTTTCGCCGATTCGGCGTACGCCCCGCCCGAGGGCCAGGTCCTGGCGATCGAGGGGTACGGCTACCGCTGGCTGCGGGGCCGCAGCGAGGAAGGCCGAGGCAGGTCGCTGGCCACCGGTTGA
- a CDS encoding DUF3459 domain-containing protein, giving the protein MAEPSVVPDHPPATVVEEPLRPASPWWRSGVVYQIYPRSFADLDGDGVGDLPGIRARLEYLRWLGVDALWLSPIYRSPMADFGYDVSDHCDIDPLFGTMHDFDALLRDAHDLGIRVLLDWVSNHTSDQHPWFVESRRSRRSPKRDWYIWRDGSPDRPPNNWRAAFGGSAWAHDDRTDQWYLHLFLPEQPDLNWANADVEAAMHDVLRFWLDRGVDGFRADVVHLIGKDPALPDQPPELADRDLVSVHDHPGTHELLKRVRKVLDEYTGDRMMVGEVNLESVERIAPYYGDRDQLNLVFNFSPLHAPWDAATWRDAIEAVVVTLHPRRAWPTWVLSNHDVPRHRSRYGGSLQRARAAAVLLLTLPGTPFLYQGEELGLLDADVPADRRVDPGGRDPCRAPMPWSADPPHGWAARPWLPWPPGPARHAVETQQRDATSILRLYRDLIAARRRSVALAVGDWTPLDTADGVLGYRRRAASDQRTVLVNFTDRPRRVELDTTPVVDISSVRRGEGEPFTGQLPADGAVVLR; this is encoded by the coding sequence ATGGCTGAGCCCAGCGTCGTTCCCGACCATCCACCGGCGACGGTCGTCGAGGAGCCCCTCCGACCGGCGTCGCCATGGTGGCGGTCGGGCGTCGTCTACCAGATCTACCCGCGATCGTTCGCGGACTTGGACGGAGACGGCGTCGGTGACCTGCCCGGCATCCGGGCCCGGCTCGAGTACCTGCGGTGGCTGGGGGTCGACGCGCTGTGGCTCTCACCGATCTACCGCTCTCCGATGGCGGATTTCGGGTACGACGTGTCCGACCACTGCGACATCGATCCGTTGTTCGGAACGATGCACGACTTCGACGCGCTTCTGCGTGACGCGCACGACCTGGGGATCCGGGTTCTGCTCGACTGGGTGTCCAACCACACCTCCGACCAGCATCCCTGGTTCGTGGAGTCGCGCCGGTCGCGGCGCTCACCGAAGCGCGATTGGTACATCTGGCGTGACGGGTCACCGGATCGGCCACCCAACAACTGGAGGGCAGCGTTCGGCGGATCGGCCTGGGCCCACGACGACCGCACCGACCAGTGGTACCTGCACCTGTTCCTGCCCGAGCAGCCCGATCTGAACTGGGCCAACGCCGACGTCGAAGCCGCGATGCACGACGTGCTCCGGTTCTGGCTGGATCGAGGGGTCGACGGTTTCCGGGCCGACGTCGTGCACCTGATCGGGAAGGACCCTGCGCTTCCCGACCAGCCACCGGAGCTGGCCGACCGCGACCTCGTCTCCGTCCACGATCATCCGGGGACCCACGAACTGCTCAAGCGGGTACGCAAGGTCCTCGACGAGTACACGGGCGACCGGATGATGGTGGGAGAGGTCAACCTCGAATCGGTGGAGCGGATCGCGCCGTACTACGGCGACAGGGACCAGCTCAACTTGGTGTTCAACTTCTCGCCACTGCACGCGCCGTGGGACGCTGCGACGTGGCGCGACGCGATCGAGGCGGTCGTCGTCACGCTCCATCCCCGGCGGGCGTGGCCGACGTGGGTCCTGTCCAACCACGACGTGCCGCGTCACAGGAGCCGTTACGGCGGCTCGCTGCAGCGCGCACGTGCGGCAGCCGTGCTGTTGCTGACGTTGCCGGGGACACCGTTCCTGTACCAGGGTGAGGAGCTGGGTCTGCTCGACGCCGACGTTCCCGCCGATCGCCGTGTCGACCCCGGGGGGCGTGACCCGTGCCGGGCCCCCATGCCGTGGTCGGCCGACCCGCCGCACGGGTGGGCCGCTCGTCCGTGGCTACCGTGGCCGCCCGGCCCGGCCCGCCACGCCGTCGAGACGCAGCAACGGGACGCGACGTCGATCTTGCGGCTGTACCGGGATCTGATCGCTGCGCGTCGGCGCTCCGTCGCCCTGGCGGTCGGCGACTGGACGCCTCTGGACACCGCCGATGGGGTCCTCGGCTACCGGCGGAGGGCGGCAAGCGACCAGCGCACGGTCCTGGTCAACTTCACCGACCGGCCACGGCGGGTCGAGCTCGACACGACCCCCGTGGTCGACATCTCCTCGGTTCGTCGCGGAGAAGGTGAACCCTTCACCGGTCAGCTGCCCGCTGACGGCGCCGTGGTGCTGCGGTAG
- a CDS encoding NAD(P)/FAD-dependent oxidoreductase, with protein sequence MSQHGCDVLVVGAGPSGCVAALVLARAGARVAIVDKARFPRDKACGDLVGPRAVRLLDELGIDPPGALDVTGMRVVGPTGRAVDHPRHLGRTYADHGIIVPRVRFDAHLLEAAREAGADFRRASATTPIMGRDGLTGFALSDRSRVRADVVVGADGALSTVGRATGLVAPAAALWGLALRWYVDADVDVPTIVLWEPQRWRALPGYGWLFPGPYGRANVGLGIGALHDRRGGARLAPLVDRFFADLQRSGILRRPPDPATRRGGWLRLGIVGAVPGRDRVLLVGDAAGLVNPLQGEGICQAMGSGRGAAEAILARPECPAPAYRRFVADSYARFHGSNAAVHAALLPRPRVAAAAGRVLTAPAIGRAAASGWAVYWNDLLDGARPSWAAAVAATGSTAVDLLTRRSRIRRGVAWSVTADHERPAAIASTVDSVGQRSAS encoded by the coding sequence GTGAGCCAGCATGGTTGTGACGTCCTGGTCGTCGGGGCTGGGCCTTCAGGGTGCGTGGCGGCGCTGGTCCTGGCCAGGGCCGGCGCCCGCGTGGCCATCGTCGACAAGGCGCGCTTCCCGCGCGACAAGGCCTGCGGCGATCTGGTCGGTCCACGCGCGGTGCGGCTCCTCGATGAGCTCGGGATCGACCCGCCCGGCGCGCTCGACGTCACCGGGATGCGGGTGGTCGGTCCCACCGGGCGTGCCGTTGACCATCCTCGTCACCTCGGGCGGACCTACGCCGACCACGGGATCATCGTCCCGCGCGTCCGGTTCGACGCCCACCTGTTGGAAGCCGCACGCGAGGCCGGTGCCGACTTCCGCCGCGCGTCGGCGACCACACCGATCATGGGGCGAGACGGGCTGACCGGCTTCGCGCTGTCCGACCGCAGCCGCGTTCGCGCCGACGTGGTCGTGGGGGCGGACGGGGCGCTGAGCACGGTCGGGCGGGCGACGGGGCTCGTGGCGCCGGCGGCGGCGCTGTGGGGCCTGGCGCTCCGCTGGTACGTCGACGCGGACGTCGATGTGCCGACCATCGTGCTGTGGGAACCGCAACGGTGGCGGGCTTTGCCCGGCTACGGCTGGCTGTTCCCCGGCCCGTATGGTCGGGCCAACGTCGGGCTGGGGATCGGGGCGCTGCACGACCGGCGTGGCGGCGCGCGGCTCGCCCCGCTGGTCGATCGCTTCTTCGCTGACCTCCAGCGCAGCGGCATCCTGCGACGCCCTCCCGACCCCGCGACGCGGCGAGGAGGATGGCTGCGGCTCGGGATCGTGGGAGCCGTCCCCGGCCGTGATCGGGTCCTGCTCGTCGGCGACGCGGCCGGCCTGGTCAACCCGCTGCAGGGAGAGGGGATCTGCCAGGCCATGGGCAGCGGACGGGGCGCGGCCGAGGCGATCCTCGCCCGGCCCGAGTGTCCCGCTCCCGCGTACCGGCGCTTCGTCGCCGACTCCTACGCCCGGTTCCACGGCTCGAACGCCGCAGTCCACGCGGCGCTGCTGCCCCGTCCCCGCGTGGCGGCGGCCGCGGGACGTGTGCTGACCGCCCCGGCGATCGGCCGCGCCGCGGCCAGCGGGTGGGCGGTGTACTGGAACGACCTCCTGGACGGGGCGCGACCGAGCTGGGCCGCGGCGGTCGCGGCCACGGGGTCGACCGCCGTTGACCTGCTCACCAGGCGCAGCCGGATCCGCCGAGGGGTCGCCTGGTCGGTGACGGCCGATCACGAGCGGCCAGCGGCGATAGCCTCGACGGTCGATTCCGTCGGCCAACGCTCCGCCAGCTGA
- a CDS encoding class I SAM-dependent methyltransferase, translated as MSAPAPPTATDRNDSARRLFRGLPPRYDLLAELLSFGQNGRWRRTMIDQVVAARPGTVLDVATGTAGVARELARRAGADVTGIDLTEQMLRRGQAAVAEDGHADRIRLAVGRAEQLPFADATFDALTFTYLMRYVADPPATLRELARVVRPGGVIASLEFHIPAQPAWRGLWWLYTRVGLPALGALAGRSWYEVGRFLGPSISEHGRHWPVARMLAAWHEAGIVAVDHHVMSLGGGVVMWGVRAGG; from the coding sequence ATGAGCGCACCTGCCCCACCGACCGCCACCGACCGCAACGACTCCGCCCGGCGGCTGTTCCGTGGTCTACCGCCCCGTTACGACCTCCTGGCTGAGCTGCTGTCGTTCGGACAGAACGGCCGGTGGCGGCGGACGATGATCGACCAGGTCGTCGCGGCCCGGCCCGGCACGGTCCTGGACGTGGCCACCGGCACGGCTGGGGTGGCCCGTGAGCTGGCCCGCCGCGCGGGCGCGGACGTGACCGGGATCGACCTGACCGAGCAGATGCTGCGCCGGGGACAGGCAGCGGTCGCCGAGGACGGTCACGCAGACCGGATCCGGCTGGCGGTCGGGCGGGCGGAGCAGCTGCCGTTCGCCGACGCGACGTTCGATGCGCTGACCTTCACCTACCTGATGCGGTACGTCGCCGATCCACCGGCCACGCTCCGGGAACTGGCGCGTGTGGTCCGGCCCGGTGGCGTGATCGCGTCGCTCGAGTTCCACATCCCCGCGCAGCCCGCGTGGCGCGGGCTGTGGTGGCTGTACACCCGGGTGGGTCTGCCCGCGCTGGGGGCTCTCGCGGGGCGGTCGTGGTACGAGGTGGGGCGTTTCCTCGGGCCCAGCATCAGCGAGCACGGCCGCCACTGGCCGGTGGCCCGGATGCTCGCGGCGTGGCACGAGGCCGGGATCGTCGCCGTCGACCACCACGTCATGAGCCTCGGTGGTGGCGTGGTGATGTGGGGGGTGAGAGCCGGTGGCTGA
- a CDS encoding SRPBCC family protein, protein MPTTIRKSIEVNVDRTTAYNQWTQFEDFPQFMNNVEEVRQVDDVTLHWKGNIAGAEREWTAKITEQRPNERIAWRAEGEVTQAGTVTFEPLDGQRTRVSLELVFEPEDWREKVADAVNMTDRRVQGDLERFKEFIEERGGQETGAWRGEVEDEHEVE, encoded by the coding sequence ATGCCGACGACGATCCGAAAGAGCATCGAGGTCAACGTCGACCGCACGACCGCGTACAACCAGTGGACGCAGTTCGAAGACTTCCCGCAGTTCATGAACAACGTCGAGGAGGTCCGGCAGGTCGATGACGTGACGCTGCACTGGAAGGGCAACATCGCCGGCGCGGAACGCGAGTGGACCGCGAAGATCACCGAGCAGCGGCCGAACGAGCGCATTGCGTGGCGTGCTGAGGGTGAGGTCACCCAGGCCGGCACCGTGACCTTCGAGCCGCTCGACGGCCAACGCACCCGCGTGAGCCTCGAGCTGGTGTTCGAGCCCGAGGACTGGCGCGAGAAGGTCGCCGACGCGGTCAACATGACCGACCGTCGCGTGCAGGGCGACCTCGAGCGCTTCAAGGAGTTCATCGAGGAGCGCGGCGGTCAAGAGACCGGCGCGTGGCGCGGTGAGGTCGAAGACGAGCACGAGGTCGAGTAA
- a CDS encoding DoxX family membrane protein, translated as MKLSHVPLRVTTGVFFLNSGLGKRQAPRQQAEMFHSMATAAVPAVEQIEPERFTRALSASETALGVALLAPVVPSWLAGLGLTAFSIATLRLYLNAPGMTEEDSVRPTQEGIGVAKDLWMLGIGLALIIDDLRG; from the coding sequence GTGAAGCTGTCGCATGTGCCGCTACGGGTGACGACCGGCGTGTTCTTCCTGAACTCCGGGCTCGGGAAGCGGCAGGCACCCCGGCAACAGGCGGAGATGTTCCACAGCATGGCGACGGCCGCGGTCCCCGCGGTCGAGCAGATCGAGCCGGAACGGTTCACCAGGGCGCTGTCGGCGAGCGAGACGGCACTGGGCGTGGCGCTGCTCGCTCCCGTTGTCCCATCGTGGCTGGCCGGCCTGGGACTGACGGCCTTCTCCATCGCCACACTGCGCCTGTACCTCAACGCTCCCGGGATGACCGAGGAGGACAGCGTCCGCCCGACCCAGGAGGGGATCGGTGTCGCCAAGGACCTGTGGATGTTGGGGATCGGTCTGGCGCTGATCATCGACGATCTGCGCGGCTGA